Part of the Leptolyngbya sp. 'hensonii' genome, CATGGCAAGCGTCCAAGCCAGCGAGGGAAACGAGTCTCGATTCTAGGGGCGATTAGTCTGCGGGAGGTCGTGACTTACTGCAATCTCATGGGGTCAACTGATGGACTGACCTTTGAAGCCTTTATTTCCCAGAAACTTGTGCCTAAGTTATGGAAAGGTGCCTGTGTCATCCTGGATAACTGCTCTATTCATCTGGGTGAAGACGTTAGAAATTTGATTGAGGATGCAGGAGCCAAGCTAATTTTCCTACCCCCTTACTCACCAGACTTTTCACCTATCGAGAATTGCTTTTCAAAGATTAAGAGCATTCTGCGTTCGATTAAGGCACGCAGTTATCCAGAACTTGCCAAAGCTATTGATGAAGCTTTCTCCCAGGTGTCATCGAGCGACTTAAGGAACTGGTTCTCTCATTGCTGTTACTGTGCCTCACCAGCATAAAAAACGCTGTATTAGTAGTCAACAGCCATGAACCATAAATCTCCCGCACTCCCTCAGGTGCTCAGACGGCTTGGAGGCATTGTTGTTCTGGCGATCGCCTACTATGCCATGGCTGAAATGTCGCGGCAACTGGCCTCTACGCCTCAATCTGTGACCCCAGTGTGGCCCCCAGATGGCATTGCGGTTGGCTCTGTCCTACTGTTTGGCAACTGGATCGGATACGGTGTTTTGCTGGGTTCATTTCTCGCCAACTTCTGGGCTTTCCGAGATCCGACCAGTTTCTTATCCCTGGCACTTTCAACCCTGCCCGTGCTAGGGATTGCGATCGGTACCACCCTGGGAACCCTGTTAAGTGCGTTTCTGCTGCGGAAAACCACCCGGTCTGAGTACCCTCTGGATCGCGTCACCCACGTATTCAAATTTCTCATCCTTGCAGGCATGGTCGGCCCCGTCATCAACGCGACTGTGGGTGTGGCCTGTCTGGCGTTGAGTGGGAAATTACCCTGGGCCGCCTATGGCACCGTCTGGCTCACCTGGTGGATTTCCAATGTTTCAGGCATTTTTATTGTTACCCCAATTCTGCTCAGTTGGGGACACCTGCTTCAAAAGCACAGACCTTTGATCCTTGGCTGGCCATTCCTCAAATCACCAGCAAAGGATGTCGAGCATTCTCCCAGGTCGCAAACTTTAGTCAACATGCGCTGGTTGAGTATCTGGTTCATCCTGGAGCCAATCATCCTGCTGGCGCTGGTGATTCTGATTGGCAATGTTGCCTTCGGTGGGGGATATCACCTGGAGTATATGTTGATCCCAATCCTGCTCTGGTCTGCTTTTCGCCTGGGGCAAGCAGGAGCAACCTTCCTCACTTTTATCGTGGCTGCGATCGCTGTGATGGCGACGGTCAACGGCAAAGGTGGTTTTGCGGCTGCGGATTTGAATCAATCCTTGATGCAATTGCAATCCTTTATTGGTGTGATTACGTTCACTGTGCTTGTGCTGACGGCAACGATCTCAGAACGAACACAGGCAGAAACTCAGTTGCGACTGGCTTTTGCTGAATTAGCCCAAACAAATGAAACTCTGGAACATCGCGTACAAGAGAGAACAGAAGAATTACACGAAAAGAACGCAGCTTTACGAGAAACTCTGGATACCTTGAAGCGGACGCAATTGCAGATGTTGCAGAGTGAGAAAATGTCAGCACTGGGACAGATGGTGGCAGGGATTGCCCATGAAATCAACAATCCAGTTAATTTTATCCATGGCAACATCAGCCACATTGATGATTACATGCAAAGCTTATTAACCGTGGTGCAGGGATATCAAACCCACTATCCCCAGCCTCCTCAAACGCTCCAGGAAACCCTGGATGAGGTGGATATTGACTTTCTATGTGAAGACCTGGGCAAGCTGTTGCAATCCATGAAAGTTGGCACCGATCGGATTCAGCAAATTGTTGTCTCGCTCCGCAACTTCTCGCGCCTGGATGAAGCCGAATTCAAGGCGGTTGACCTGCATGAAGGGATTGACAATACACTGCTAATTCTGCAACACCGGCTTAAGGCAACACC contains:
- a CDS encoding transposase, encoding HGKRPSQRGKRVSILGAISLREVVTYCNLMGSTDGLTFEAFISQKLVPKLWKGACVILDNCSIHLGEDVRNLIEDAGAKLIFLPPYSPDFSPIENCFSKIKSILRSIKARSYPELAKAIDEAFSQVSSSDLRNWFSHCCYCASPA
- a CDS encoding MASE1 domain-containing protein: MNHKSPALPQVLRRLGGIVVLAIAYYAMAEMSRQLASTPQSVTPVWPPDGIAVGSVLLFGNWIGYGVLLGSFLANFWAFRDPTSFLSLALSTLPVLGIAIGTTLGTLLSAFLLRKTTRSEYPLDRVTHVFKFLILAGMVGPVINATVGVACLALSGKLPWAAYGTVWLTWWISNVSGIFIVTPILLSWGHLLQKHRPLILGWPFLKSPAKDVEHSPRSQTLVNMRWLSIWFILEPIILLALVILIGNVAFGGGYHLEYMLIPILLWSAFRLGQAGATFLTFIVAAIAVMATVNGKGGFAAADLNQSLMQLQSFIGVITFTVLVLTATISERTQAETQLRLAFAELAQTNETLEHRVQERTEELHEKNAALRETLDTLKRTQLQMLQSEKMSALGQMVAGIAHEINNPVNFIHGNISHIDDYMQSLLTVVQGYQTHYPQPPQTLQETLDEVDIDFLCEDLGKLLQSMKVGTDRIQQIVVSLRNFSRLDEAEFKAVDLHEGIDNTLLILQHRLKATPESPAIEVMTNYGQLPLVECYPGQLNQVFMNLLANAIDALEELNQRQTEAGKIWISTQVTVEHQVQIVIADNGPGIPASLQSRVFDPFFTTKAIGKGTGLGLSISYQIVTEKHNGKMWCDSIPEKGTKFVIEIPIHQPKLIPD